AGACGATGATGGCGATGATGATGGTGATGACGAGGAAGACGAGGAAGACGAGGAAGACGAGGAAGAGGAATATGAAGACGATGATGGCGATGATGACGATGATGATGGTGAGGACGAAGAAGACGACGATGATGGCGATGATGACGATGATGACGATGATGACGATGATGACGATGATGACGATGATGACGATGATGATGGCGACGAGGAAGAAGACGAAGAAGACGACGATGATGGCGATGATGGCGATGATGGCGATGACGATGATGATGGCGATGATGATGGCGATGAGGAAGAAGACGATGATGGCGATGAAGAGGAAGAAGAAAAACCAAGTAAGAATAGCAACAGAAAAAAGAGTAGGTGGTAAAATTTTAAACTAAAAATTTCTTATAAAATCTGAAGATAAGCGGCTATTTGTTAGCCGCTTATTTCAATTTTGGCTGGAAGAATTAGTAAAACTAGAAGTATCTAAATTGCCTGAGCGGATTTCTTCAGAAATATTATTAAATTTTTGTATTTGTTCAGGTGTAAGATGATTTCGGAAAGGTGCAAAATTAAATATATCTTCTCTTAAACCAAATTTATATTGTTTGCCTTCCCATCTGCCCTGTTGAACTAGGGTTGCGGCTCTTAATATTAGATTAGAACTATCATTAATTACACTAGTGATTACTTTTCCTGGAGCAACATCATGTTGATCTTGATCACGCCCTATAATTAACACTTGAGGGTATTTAGCTATTTCTTTTATTGCTGTAACGCCGGGATGATCAGTATTTATTGAAATAATATCAACCCCTTGACTAACAAGCTCTAAAGCTGTTTGAGTTGCTTTATTTGGATCAATCCATGTGTGTAAATACCTAATGCTTACTTTAATATTTGGGTCAATAGATTTTGCTGCTTTTTCAAAAAATACGGATTCTTCTACATACTGAGGGAAATCATCTCCAACCATATAAGCTATATGTTTGGTTTTAGTCTTCATTCCAGCTATTAAGCCTGTTAAATAACCCATTTCTCCAAAGCGAAAAGTAATTGCTCCTAAATTACTGTTATTACCAGAGTAAAAGCCATTAACAGCAAATTTAGTGCGGGGAAATTCTTTAGCTACAATTTGGGCAGGTTCAACATATTCTCCTCCATGTAAAATAACAAAATCATAACCTTGTACTGCGTATTTTCTTGCTTCTGTAACAGCAGTTTCAGCAGTAACATTTTCTGTGTAAGAAATATTAGCCTTAAGTTTTTCTTCTACTAGTTTTATTGCCTCATAGCCTGCTTGATTCCATGAGTGATCATCAATAGAACCAGCTAATAAAATTGCAACTCTAAAATCTGAATAAGTTTTAGCATCTTTAGCATCTTCAATATCTATGTTACAGCCTAACAAATTGATGAGTGTAACAATTAAAAAAAATATAGCTAAAACGGTAAAATTTTTTCTAAAACCTACTAGATTCATAAATTAAGCCTTGATTAAATAGTTTGTGACAAAAGCATACAACACAGAAAACATATCAACAACATGATAAAAAAACTATGATATTATGCCTTTTATTGATATTTTGAGATAGTTCTATAGTCTTGATGCTGAAGGATTTTTATTAGGATAATTATCTAGCGAATGAAAAAAGATTCTTTATTGAAACATAAAAAATTAAATACTAATAAGCTTGCCTGGTATGAGTTTTCTATTGCAACACAACTTAGATATGGGTTAGCACTTTCGGTTGTGCTTAGTATATTAATAACAGGAGGATTTTTAATTTATTATAGTTTTCAAGTTCTTTTAAGAGAGACTAACAAATTGCAAAAAGAACATAGCCGAGTTGCCGCCGAGACAATTGATTCTTATATAGACGATCTTCAAAGAAAACTTAGTTATTTAGCACGTGTAAGGGGTTTAACCAATCTACCGCAAGCTGAAAAACAAAATCTGCTAGAAGCTTTAACCCGTCATAATGCAGCATATGAAATGGTGGCAATTCTTGATAGTCAAGGACAAGTTTTAGCAACTATTTCACCTTATGGCACACCTACGCCAACTACTTTTGCTAATACCCAATTATTTTTACGTACTTTTAAGAAACAGGAAGAATATGTTGAATATGTTAGCTTTGATAAGGATGTTAATCAGCTAGTTACTACTTTTGCTGTACCAATTCATAATTTAGAAGATAAAGTTGATGGAGTTCTTTTAGCAAAAGTTAATCTTAAATTCCTTAATTTTATTGTTTCCCAAACTGATGTAGGAAAAACAGGCTATGCCTATGTTGTAGATGAGAGAAACAAGTTAATTGCTAAACGTGGTAGTAGTCAAAGTGTATTTAATTTAGAAGATGTTTCAAATCTAGCATTTATTAAAGAACGCTCTATGCTACAAGCTAAATCCTTAAATGTTTATAAAGGGCTTAAAGGTGTAGAGGTTTTAGGGGCAATTGCTCCTGTTAGAAGTGTATCTTGGTTGGTTGTAGTTGAACTACCAACAATGGAAGCCTACCAACCTATTTATAATATGATACTTACAATGACGATTAGCTTAATGGTAATAATTATAGTAGTTATTATATTAGGTTTTCTTTTTTCTAAAAGAATTGTTGCACCATTTCAACGTTTAACAATGGCTGCTGCACAAATTAGTGATGGAAACTTAAATATCCAAGTTAATATCAAAGCTAATAATGAGTTAGGAATCCTGTCAAAAGCTTTTAATGATATGGTCTTTCAATTAAAAGAATCTTTTGAAGCTTTAGAGAAAACTAACCAAACATTAGAAATTCGTGTACAAGAGCGAACAACAGAGCTAGAAGTAGCTAATAAGCAAATTTTAGAGCTTAACGAACGTCTTAAGGCTGATAATTTAAGAATGAGTGCGGAATTAGATGTAACAAGACAATTACAACAGATGATTTTACCTAAAGAACAAGAACTAATCCAACTAGCAGATTTAGATATTGCAGGGTTTATGGAACCGGCTGATGAGGTTGGAGGGGATTATTATGACGTTGTTAAACAAGGTAATAAAATTAGAATGGGCATAGGTGATGTTACTGGGCATGGTTTAGAAAGCGGGGTAGTTATGATAATGGCACAAACAGCAATTCGTACCCTGCTAGCTAATGATGAGAAAGACCCTATTAAATTCTTAAATTCAGTAAATAAAGTAATTTATGATAATACTAGACGTATGAAAAGCCATAAAAACATGACGCTAGCATTGCTTGAATATGAAGAAGGAATGCTACGTCTTAGCGGACAACATGAAGATCTAGTGATTTTACGTAGTAATGGTGAAATAGAACAAATAGACACTTTTGAGCTAGGTTTTCCCCTTGGTATTGAATCAGACATTAAAGCTTATGTAGCACAAACAGACATTAAACTAAATCCAGAAGAAATAGCTGTACTTTATACAGATGGCCTAATAGAGGCCGTAAATCAGCAAAATGAGATGTATGGTTTAAGTCGTTTATTTCAAGTAATAAAAGAAAGCTCTCATTTATCAGCAAATCAAATATGTAGCCAAATAATTGGAAACTTAAAAAAACATGTTGGTAAACAAAAGGTATATGATGATATAACTTTGTTAGTTATAAAGCGTAAAAAAGCTTAATTATTTTTAAGAAAGATGGAAAGATTATGGAAGTAAATACAGAGATTTTTGGAGATTATTACGGTCAAGACTCAGATTCTCAGGAATATTTAATCATAAACTTTTCGCCTAGTTCTATCCCTCGTAATAGCCGTTGGCGCAATAATGGAATATCGGCTGACTTTTTAGGAGATTATTTTGCTACTTTTTTTCCAGGTGATGAAATTCCTGGCTCTAAAATAGGTAAACAAGAAACAATAAAAAGTTCTGTTAGTTTTATTGCTAATGAGCTTTTAGAAAATGCAATGAAATATAGTTTGGTCAATACTAACTTACCAGTAAGTATTGCACTGTATATGTATAATGAAAAAATAGTCTTTATGGTGACAAATCATATTAGTTTAGAATCATCAGAGAACTATAAAACTTATATTAAAGAGCTACTTAGCTCTGACATGGATGAAATGTTTACTAAACAGTTAATAAAAGCAAGCTCAGAAGGTAATAGTTCAGGAATTGGGCTACTTACAATAATTAATGATTATGGAGCAAAACCAGGCTGGAAATTTGAAAAATTGCTTAATCCAGTAGATGTGGTTAAACTAACAATTACTATTCAGTTAGAGGTGTAAAAAGCTTATGGAGATTAAGACAGCAGATTATTATGTTCGCTATGATGAAAACTTAGCTACTATCTTTTTTGGTGGGTTTCTTAGATTAGAAGGTGTGGACGCTTACAAAGAAATACTAGATTTATGTGTTAATGTATTTGATAAACAAAAGCAAATATCTATGAATCTTACAGATCTACAATTTCTTAATAGCTCTGGTATTAGTATGTTTTCTATGTTTGTATTAAAAATACGTGATCTTGGAGATGCTAAACTAACTATACAAGGGTCAGAGAAAATTTTATGGCAAACAAAATCCCTAAAAAACTTAAAACGCTTAATGCCTAGTATGACACTAGAATTTATCTAAATTTTATGAGTACATTTGACAACCCTACAGGTCAAGACCTTAAGCTATTAGAGCAAATAGAAGTATTAAATAAAGAATTAGCATTGCTAAGAAAAACTAACCAAGATCTCCAAATTCAATTAGAAATGACAATTGAACATGGGGATGCAGTCGAAGACCAACTTCATAGTGAGATCCAAGAACGTCATCGCGCAGAAGCAGCACTCCAATCAATCCTAGAAATAGTCTCAAAAAAAAATATGGATCTTGAAATTATTCTTGAAACTACAGCAGAGCATGGCGATCTTATAGAAAATGAATTACGCAAAACTAGTGAAGCTAAAACGGCCTTTTTATCAAACTTAAGCCATGAATTACGTAGCCCACTTAATACGATTATTGGATTTGCTCAATTAATGAGCCGAGATAAATATCTTAAACAAGAACACCATGAGACTTTACACACCATAATGCGTAGCGGGGAACATTTGCTTAACTTAATAAATGATGTGCTTTCTTTAGCAAAAATTGAGTCTGGAAAACTAACTTTAAGCAAGCGTCTTTTTAATACCAAAGAGCTACTTAGCAGTATTTATAATATGTTTAGGCTAAGAGCAGAAACAAAAGCCACAGAATTAAAATTTGATATATCTGAGAAATTTCCAACATTTGTTTTTGGCGATGAGGGCAAATTACAGCAAGTGCTGATAAATTTGCTCTCTAATGCTATTAAATTTACTGATCAAGGTAGTGTAGGTCTTTTAGCAGATTGGACTAATGGACAAGCTAAATTTACAATTTCCGATACTGGAATTGGAATAGCAGAACAAGACATAGATTCAATGTTTTTACCTTTTTTTCAAACTGAAACAGCAAGCAAAATAACTGGCAGCACTGGTCTTGGCCTAGCTATTAGCCGTAGTTTAGTTAAGTTAATGGGTGGAGATATAAATGTTACTAGTAGCATTGGTAAGGGGACAACATTTTCTTTTAGCGTTGAAATTACTCCATCCCCAGAAGATGAAAATCTAATGGATGAACGCAAAGTCTTAAGACTAGCAGACGATAGCCACAAATTTAATATTTTAGTTGTAGATAACAACTTAGAACATCAGCTTTTGCTATCTCAATTACTAAAATCAGTTAATTTTCAAGTTGATGTGGCTGATAATGGAAAACAGGCTTTTGATAAATGGCAAAATAATAAATTCCATCTAATTTTTATGGATATCCGAATGCCTGAACTAAACGGAGTTGAAACAACTAAGTTAATTCGTGATAGAGAAAAAGCTAAAAATTTACCTCCTATGCCAATCATCGCGCTTTCTGCTAATGTATTTGAGCAGACTAGAGACACAATGTTTTCAGCCGGATGTAATGATTTTATAAATAAACCTTTTAGAGAAAGTGAGCTTTTTAATAAATTAGCAGAATACTTAGACGTAACTTATATTTATGAAGAGCTAAAAGGAAAATCTGGTAAAGAAAAAATACTAATTAAAGAAAGACTACTTAAATTGCCTAAAGAATGGCTAGATAATTTTCGATCTATGCTAGCAAAAGGTTTTGTAGAAGATGCTAAAGCTTTAGTTAACCAAGAGCGTAGTTTAGACCCAGAATTATTTGATGAACTAGAAACTTTGCTTAAAAACTACCAATTTGATGAAATTGATAGTATTCTTTCAGATAACTACACTAGCTAAATGTTAGGAATTAAGGATGGATCAAAAACGCTGGGAACAAATTAAAACAATTCTTGATATAGCTTTAGAAAAAGATTCCTACTTGGTTGGGCCATATCTTGACAGAGTTTGTGCAGGTGATAGCAGTTTACGTACTGATGTAGAGTCTTTTATAAAAATGTTTGAAGAAACAAAAGAAAGCAACTCAAATAAACTAATAAATAACATTCCTTCTTATTTACCAAATCTAATAGAAACTACTAAAGATCAAAGTCTCAGAACTTCTAATTACAGTGAAAACCAAACAACAAATATAGATTTAAGTGAAATAAATAAAGCTTCTAAAGGAACTATTTTAGTAGTAGATGATTTGCCTAATAACTTAAATTTACTATCAGGATTGCTTTCTATGGAAAATTATCAGGTTAGTGTGGCAAATAATGGTCGTCGAGCATTAAAAATAGTTGAGACTCTTTCCCCAGATTTAATATTACTTGATATAAATATGCCTGAAATGGATGGTTATGAGCTTTGTACTTTATTAAAAGCTAATCCAAAAACTTCTGGTATCCCTGTTATATTTATAAGTGCTTTGGATGAAGTGCTAGACAAGGTTAAAGCTTTTGAAGTCGGCGGAATTGATTACATAACTAAACCTTTTCAAACTAAAGAAGTTATAGCTCGTGTTGAGAATCAGTTAAAAATATTTCGTCTTCAACAAGAATTGCAAAAAAATATTGAAGAATTAGCTAAGAAAAATCAAGAATTAGCTGAAAAAAATCAAGAATTGATTGAGTCTTATAGAAAAGCAAATCATATATTTACAGTTCTAGCTCAAGCTTTGCCAGGCACTATATTAGATGACAAATACAAACTAGAAGAAAAAATTGGTTCAGGTGGCTTTGGTGCTGTTTATCGTGCTACTCATATTCCTATGAAACGTGCAGTTGCAGTAAAAGTCTTTAGGCCAAGTTTAGGAAATGACTCTATTAGTGAGCTTGAACGGTTTCAAAGAGAAGCTATTTCTATTTGTCGTGTTAATCATCCTAATGCTGTAAATGTCTTTGATTCTGGCATTTCCTCACAAGGTATAGCTTATATTGTGATGGAACTACTTACAGGACATACTTTAGTTAAAGAATTAAAAGAAAAAACAGTAATTTCTTTACGTCGCTGTGCGGAAATTTTGCTCCCTATTTGTGAAGTTCTTTCTAAAGCACATTCTGAAGGTATAATTCACCGAGATATCAAGCCAGATAATGTGTTTTTACATCAAACTACTTTAGGTGAAGTAATTAAAGTAATAGATTTTGGGATAGCTAAATTAATTAAAGAAACACCAAGCTTAAAATTTAGTGATTTAACGGCTGTAGAAGGTTTTATAGGCACTCCTAATTATATGGCACCTGAGAGAATTCAAAATGTTGACTATGATGGAAAAGCAGATGTTTATAGTTTAGGAGTTATGCTTTATGAAATGTTAGGAGGCCGGCGACCTTTTTCATCTAGTATAGGTAGTTCCTTTGGCGTTCTTTCACAACACTTAAATGAAATTCCTCCATCAATTAAACTGCTTAATCGTAGTATTCCTGACCCTATAGAAGCTTTAGTAATGAGAACTTTAGAAAAAGACCCAAACTTACGCCCAACAGCAAAAGAGCTAGGCGAAGAATTTCTTAATATATTGATTGACCTTGAAACAAAATCTATGTTGCCTTAAACACAAAAAATTAAAAGGCCAAATAAATTATTTATTTACCTGACCTTCAAAAAAATTAAGCTTTCTAAACTATTTTGATAAAACCCCTAATTCTTTTAATGCTTGTTTAGTTAATTCTACTCGTGCTTTTGGAGGTACTATTTTACTATCAGAAAGATTAGTAGCAAAAACATAAGTATTTCCTTTTGTTTCAACAAAACCAACTAACCAACATAAAACATTATTTTCAGCTAAAAATCCTGTTCCAGTTTTAGCATAGATTTTATAGTCAGCAGTTTCTTCTAATAACATAATTTCTTTTAAGTTCTTTACTGTATTTGAGGAAAAAG
The sequence above is drawn from the Blastocatellia bacterium genome and encodes:
- a CDS encoding SpoIIE family protein phosphatase, whose product is MKKDSLLKHKKLNTNKLAWYEFSIATQLRYGLALSVVLSILITGGFLIYYSFQVLLRETNKLQKEHSRVAAETIDSYIDDLQRKLSYLARVRGLTNLPQAEKQNLLEALTRHNAAYEMVAILDSQGQVLATISPYGTPTPTTFANTQLFLRTFKKQEEYVEYVSFDKDVNQLVTTFAVPIHNLEDKVDGVLLAKVNLKFLNFIVSQTDVGKTGYAYVVDERNKLIAKRGSSQSVFNLEDVSNLAFIKERSMLQAKSLNVYKGLKGVEVLGAIAPVRSVSWLVVVELPTMEAYQPIYNMILTMTISLMVIIIVVIILGFLFSKRIVAPFQRLTMAAAQISDGNLNIQVNIKANNELGILSKAFNDMVFQLKESFEALEKTNQTLEIRVQERTTELEVANKQILELNERLKADNLRMSAELDVTRQLQQMILPKEQELIQLADLDIAGFMEPADEVGGDYYDVVKQGNKIRMGIGDVTGHGLESGVVMIMAQTAIRTLLANDEKDPIKFLNSVNKVIYDNTRRMKSHKNMTLALLEYEEGMLRLSGQHEDLVILRSNGEIEQIDTFELGFPLGIESDIKAYVAQTDIKLNPEEIAVLYTDGLIEAVNQQNEMYGLSRLFQVIKESSHLSANQICSQIIGNLKKHVGKQKVYDDITLLVIKRKKA
- a CDS encoding protein kinase, encoding MDQKRWEQIKTILDIALEKDSYLVGPYLDRVCAGDSSLRTDVESFIKMFEETKESNSNKLINNIPSYLPNLIETTKDQSLRTSNYSENQTTNIDLSEINKASKGTILVVDDLPNNLNLLSGLLSMENYQVSVANNGRRALKIVETLSPDLILLDINMPEMDGYELCTLLKANPKTSGIPVIFISALDEVLDKVKAFEVGGIDYITKPFQTKEVIARVENQLKIFRLQQELQKNIEELAKKNQELAEKNQELIESYRKANHIFTVLAQALPGTILDDKYKLEEKIGSGGFGAVYRATHIPMKRAVAVKVFRPSLGNDSISELERFQREAISICRVNHPNAVNVFDSGISSQGIAYIVMELLTGHTLVKELKEKTVISLRRCAEILLPICEVLSKAHSEGIIHRDIKPDNVFLHQTTLGEVIKVIDFGIAKLIKETPSLKFSDLTAVEGFIGTPNYMAPERIQNVDYDGKADVYSLGVMLYEMLGGRRPFSSSIGSSFGVLSQHLNEIPPSIKLLNRSIPDPIEALVMRTLEKDPNLRPTAKELGEEFLNILIDLETKSMLP
- a CDS encoding BMP family protein, with the protein product MNLVGFRKNFTVLAIFFLIVTLINLLGCNIDIEDAKDAKTYSDFRVAILLAGSIDDHSWNQAGYEAIKLVEEKLKANISYTENVTAETAVTEARKYAVQGYDFVILHGGEYVEPAQIVAKEFPRTKFAVNGFYSGNNSNLGAITFRFGEMGYLTGLIAGMKTKTKHIAYMVGDDFPQYVEESVFFEKAAKSIDPNIKVSIRYLHTWIDPNKATQTALELVSQGVDIISINTDHPGVTAIKEIAKYPQVLIIGRDQDQHDVAPGKVITSVINDSSNLILRAATLVQQGRWEGKQYKFGLREDIFNFAPFRNHLTPEQIQKFNNISEEIRSGNLDTSSFTNSSSQN
- a CDS encoding ATP-binding protein, which encodes MEVNTEIFGDYYGQDSDSQEYLIINFSPSSIPRNSRWRNNGISADFLGDYFATFFPGDEIPGSKIGKQETIKSSVSFIANELLENAMKYSLVNTNLPVSIALYMYNEKIVFMVTNHISLESSENYKTYIKELLSSDMDEMFTKQLIKASSEGNSSGIGLLTIINDYGAKPGWKFEKLLNPVDVVKLTITIQLEV
- a CDS encoding response regulator, which translates into the protein MSTFDNPTGQDLKLLEQIEVLNKELALLRKTNQDLQIQLEMTIEHGDAVEDQLHSEIQERHRAEAALQSILEIVSKKNMDLEIILETTAEHGDLIENELRKTSEAKTAFLSNLSHELRSPLNTIIGFAQLMSRDKYLKQEHHETLHTIMRSGEHLLNLINDVLSLAKIESGKLTLSKRLFNTKELLSSIYNMFRLRAETKATELKFDISEKFPTFVFGDEGKLQQVLINLLSNAIKFTDQGSVGLLADWTNGQAKFTISDTGIGIAEQDIDSMFLPFFQTETASKITGSTGLGLAISRSLVKLMGGDINVTSSIGKGTTFSFSVEITPSPEDENLMDERKVLRLADDSHKFNILVVDNNLEHQLLLSQLLKSVNFQVDVADNGKQAFDKWQNNKFHLIFMDIRMPELNGVETTKLIRDREKAKNLPPMPIIALSANVFEQTRDTMFSAGCNDFINKPFRESELFNKLAEYLDVTYIYEELKGKSGKEKILIKERLLKLPKEWLDNFRSMLAKGFVEDAKALVNQERSLDPELFDELETLLKNYQFDEIDSILSDNYTS